A single Heterodontus francisci isolate sHetFra1 chromosome 32, sHetFra1.hap1, whole genome shotgun sequence DNA region contains:
- the LOC137347716 gene encoding zinc finger and BTB domain-containing protein 26-like → MAPNSDVLRFKFSSYGDSMLQKMNLLRQQKRFCDVTIRINNVAFLGHKIIFAACSPFLRDQFLLNDSKDVRISLLQSSEVGEQILLSCYTGILEFPVKELVNYLTAASYLQMGHIVERCTQALSKYIEPKLLSEDPTHNIGESSSSTAFPETSERPQESPPPDSGKNKMEDLTQTRDVSECETDSEDSNIRIVKVESLTSDIQESENGDSLSHLSNNFSNSVERAVANSPESQHSLVNSTVDSRSNKVVDSCLQNFVADPPRLSEVVNGTNFMLAANEFELQGLSSFPNEEMAAAGGFLFKRNRGTKLFANKTMYTNHFKMQDKWLQKPHHCSKCGKIFQHLENFISHLKTHKLFLCLRCGKIFTQKSNLTRHIRVHTGIKPYQCTICGKTFTQKCSLQDHLNLHSGDRPHKCNYCDVGFAHKPALRRHLKEQHGKKCVDNVTEGSIQEITLEVDTIE, encoded by the coding sequence ATGGCTCCAAATTCTGATGTGCTTCGTTTTAAGTTTTCAAGCTATGGTGATTCCATGTTGCAGAAAATGAATTTGTTGAGGCAGCAAAAGCGATTCTGTGATGTCACAATCCGAATCAACAATGTGGCATTTTTAGGGCATAAAATAATTTTTGCAGCATGCTCTCCCTTTTTGAGGGACCAGTTTTTGTTGAACGATTCAAAGGATGTCAGAATTTCACTTCTCCAGAGTTCAGAGGTTGGAGAACAGATACTTTTGTCCTGCTACACTGGTATCCTGGAGTTTCCTGTAAAGGAATTGGTAAACTATTTAACTGCTGCAAGCTACCTTCAAATGGGCCACATTGTGGAAAGGTGCACACAGGCCCTTTCTAAATATATTGAGCCAAAGTTGTTGTCTGAAGACCCAACGCACAACATAGGTGAAAGCAGCAGTTCAACTGCATTTCCTGAAACTTCAGAAAGGCCTCAAGAAAGTCCTCCACCTGATTCtggaaagaacaaaatggaagatcTTACGCAAACTAGGGATGTCTCTGAATGTGAAACCGACTCAGAGGATAGCAACATTCGTATTGTTAAAGTGGAATCTCTGACTAGTGATATTCAAGAGAGTGAGAATGGAGACAGTTTGAGCCATCTTTCGAATAATTTCAGCAATAGTGTGGAAAGAGCTGTTGCAAATTCTCCTGAGTCGCAGCATTCCCTCGTTAATTCAACTGTTGATTCTAGAAGCAACAAAGTGGTAGATAGCTGTTTACAGAATTTTGTAGCTGATCCACCCAGATTGTCAGAAGTTGTCAATGGTACAAATTTTATGCTTGCAGCCAATGAGTTTGAGTTGCAAGGTTTGAGTAGTTTTCCAAATGAGGAAATGGCTGCTGCAGGTGGGTTTTTGTTCAAGCGTAACAGGGGCACAAAACTGTTTGCAAACAAAACTATGTACACCAATCATTTTAAAATGCAAGACAAATGGCTTCAGAAGCCCCACCATTGCAGTAAATGTGGTAAAATCTTTCAGCACCTCGAAAACTTCATTAGTCACTTGAAAACACACAAACTTTTCCTGTGCCTGCGCTGTGGCAAGATTTTCACACAAAAAAGTAATCTGACCCGGCACATTCGAGTGCACACAGGAATCAAACCCTATCAGTGCACAATTTGTGGGAAGACGTTCACTCAGAAATGTTCTCTGCAGGATCACCTGAATCTCCATAGTGGTGACAGACCACACAAATGTAACTACTGTGATGTGGGCTTTGCTCATAAGCCCGCACTCAGGCGGCATCTCAAAGAACAGCATGGGAAAAAATGCGTAGATAATGTCACTGAAGGAAGCATACAAGAAATTACTCTGGAAGTAGATACTATTGAATGA